The following proteins are co-located in the Solenopsis invicta isolate M01_SB chromosome 7, UNIL_Sinv_3.0, whole genome shotgun sequence genome:
- the LOC105199267 gene encoding regulator of nonsense transcripts 1 homolog — protein sequence MSVDAYGPSSQTLTFLDTEETDLIGADTQGSEFDFTDFTLPSPSQTQASQHDATQTQSSQPIQVNGTNGSSSLDLKISGAAQSLAELQFEEEEEEAYYNRDLPDHACKYCGIHEASCVVMCNVCRKWFCNGRGNTSGSHIINHLVRAKHKEVTLHRDGPLGETVLECYSCATRNVFVLGFIPAKADSVVVLLCRQPCAAQSSLKDMNWDQEQWKPLIEDRSFLSWLVKFPSEQEQLRARQISAQQINKLEELWRDNVDATFQDLEKPGVDEEPQQVLLRYEDGYQYQNIFGPLVKLEADYDKRLKESQTQENIEVRWDVGLNKKTIAYFMLAKTDGDMKLMHGDELRLRYLGELHKPWSGIGHVIKIPDNYGEEVGIELKNNSGAPTECISNFVVDFIWKSTSFDRMQSALRKFAVDDSSVSGYIYHRLLGHEVEEVLFRCHLPKHFSAPNLPDLNRSQVYAVKHAIQRPLSLIQGPPGTGKTVTSATIVYQLVKQNGGPVLVCAPSNTAVDQLTEKIHKSNLKVVRLCAKSREAIDSPVSFLALHNQIKNMETNTELQKLQQLKDETGELSSVDEKRYRLLKKAAEKELLEAADVICCTCVGAGDPRLHRLKFHSILIDESMQATEPECMVPVVLGAKQLILVGDHCQLGPVVMCKKAARAGLSQSLFERLVVLGIRPFRLEVQYRMHPDLSRFPSNFFYEGSLQNGVCADERKLLKIDFPWPAPDKPMFFYVTQGQEEIAGSGTSYLNRTEASNVEKITTRFLRCGVKPEQIGVITPYEGQRAYLVQYMQYQGSLHSKLYQEIEVASVDAFQGREKDIIIMSCVRSNEHQGIGFLNDPRRLNVALTRAKYGIIIVGNPKVLSKQPLWNHLLSFYKEQKVLVEGPLNNLKESMIQFAKPKKLVNAANPGSHFMSTSMYDAREALIPGSVYDRSGTQVNGTQNHNPYYQRNHVPLDIFSRTHDTISYISPERAQAAMNNMPVPVGMFMNMAHVPPRFYNQHQQALQARQNQRNRRGAAASARNKSGPRMGKLSQTEQNTQPYSQPGLPLTQGTTQGMSQPGFSLSQPGLSQAELSQDSFAVGDFQSQMDGLLSQDSTYQGDRSGFYQSGQSQAGGQFSQPY from the exons ATGAGCGTCGACGCGTACGGTCCCAGCAGCCAGACCCTTACGTTCCTCGACACCGAGGAGACCGACCTGATCGGCGCGGACACGCAGGGCAGCGAGTTTGACTTCACCGACTTCACCCTACCGTCACCAAGTCAGACCCAAGCATCGCAGCACGATGCGACCCAGACGCAGTCCAGTCAACCCATTCAG GTCAATGGAACGAATGGTAGCTCGTCGTTGGATTTGAAGATTTCTGGAGCAGCCCAGAGTCTTGCTGAGTTACAATttgaagaagaggaggaggaagctTATTACAATCGTGATTTGCCTGACCATGCATGTAAATACTGTGGTATCCATGAGGCATCCTGCGTGGTTATGTGCAACGTCTGCCGCAAGTGGTTCTGCAATGGACGTGGCAATACATCGGGATCGCATATTATTAATCATCTTGTTCGTGCTAAACATAAGGAAGTCACTTTACACAg AGATGGCCCTCTTGGTGAAACCGTTTTGGAATGTTATTCCTGTGCTACGAGAAATGTTTTTGTATTGGGTTTTATTCCCGCTAAAGCCGATTCCGTAGTCGTACTGCTCTGCCGCCAGCCATGCGCGGCACAGAGTTCTTTGAAGGATATGAATTG GGATCAAGAACAATGGAAGCCATTGATCGAAGATCGCAGCTTTTTGTCTTGGTTAGTAAAGTTCCCATCCGAACAAGAACAATTGAGAGCTAGACAGATTTCTGcgcaacaaattaataaattggagGAGTTGTGGCGGGACAACGTCGATGCTACTTTTCAAGATTTAGAAAAACCTGGAGTAGATGAGGAACCGCAGCAGGTTCTATTACGTTACGAGGATGGATATCAGTATCAAAATATCTTTGGCCCACTTGTAAAATTGGAAGCTGATTATGATAAACGTCTGAAAGAATCTCAAACTCAAGAGAATATCGAAGTACGATGGGACGTCGGATTGAACAAGAAGACTATCGCGTATTTTATGTTGGCCAAAACAGACGGAGATATGAAGTTGATGCACGGGGATGAATTGAGGCTCCGTTATCTGGGAGAACTTCATAAGCCTTGGTCTGGAATTGGACACGTGATTAAGATTCCCGACAATTACGGAGAGGAAGTAGGAATTGAGCTGAAAAATAATTCTGGAGCACCAACGGAATGCATTAGTAACTTTGTTGTTGATTTTATTTGGAAGAGCACAAGTTTTGATCG aatgCAGTCCGCGCTACGCAAATTTGCAGTGGATGACTCGTCTGTATCGGGTTACATATATCACAGACTATTGGGACACGAAGTAGAAGAGGTTCTGTTCCGTTGTCATCTCCCTAAACATTTTAGCGCACCAAATCTACCTGATTTGAACAGATCACAGGTATATGCTGTGAAACATGCGATACAACGACCTTTATCCTTGATCCAAGGACCACCTGGAACAGGTAAAACTGTGACAAGCGCCACCATAGTTTATCAACTGGTGAAACAGAACGGTGGTCCGGTTCTTGTATGCGCTCCTTCAAACACCGCTGTCGATCAACTGACCGAGAAGATACATAAATCAAACTTGAAAGTTGTACGATTGTGTGCCAAATCGCGAGAGGCCATCGATTCGCCAGTGAGTTTCCTCGCGCtacataatcaaataaaaaacatgGAGACGAACACCGAATTGCAGAAATTGCAACAGCTGAAGGATGAGACGGGCGAATTGTCGAGCGTTGATGAGAAACGCTATAGACTTTTGAAGAAAGCGGCGGAGAAGGAGCTTCTCGAAGCGGCCGATGTAATTTGTTGCACTTGCGTCGGCGCCGGTGATCCAAGATTGCACAGATTAAAGTTCCATTCTATACTTATCGACGAGAGCATGCAGGCCACTGAGCCGGAGTGCATGGTACCAGTTGTTCTAGGAGCAAAGCAATTGATTCTCGTCGGAGATCACTGCCAATTAGGTCCGGTAGTGATGTGCAAGAAAGCTGCCAGAGCCGGTTTGTCTCAATCTCTGTTCGAGAGACTGGTAGTGCTGGGAATTAGACCATTCCGCTTGGAAGTACAATATCGTATGCATCCTGATCTTTCACGATTTCCATCGAATTTTTTCTACGAAGGTTCTCTGCAAAATGGCGTTTGCGCTGATGAAAGAAAATTACTGAAAATCGACTTTCCTTGGCCCGCACCAGACAAACCAATGTTTTTTTACGTCACTCAAGGTCAAGAGGAGATAGCTGGAAGTGGGACATCTTATTTGAATCGTACTGAGGCGTCTAATGTGGAAAAGATAACGACGCGGTTCTTACGTTGTGGCGTGAAACCAGAGCAGATTGGAGTGATAACCCCGTACGAAGGTCAACGGGCTTATCTCGTGCAATATATGCAGTACCAAGGTTCTCTACACTCAAAATTGTATCAAGAAATTGAAGTGGCGAGTGTGGATGCTTTTCAGGGACGAGAGAAggacataataataatgtcCTGTGTACGATCTAACGAACATCAAGGCATTGGATTCTTAAATGATCCCAGAAGATTGAACGTGGCATTGACTCGCGCAAAATATGGCATCATTATCGTAGGAAATCCCAAGGTACTCTCGAAGCAGCCACTCTGGAACCATCTGCTTAGCTTTTATAAGGAGCAAAAGGTTCTGGTTGAAGGACCGTTGAACAATCTAAAAGAGTCCATGATTCAATTCGCTAAGCCAAAGAAACTTGTAAACGCGGCCAATCCGGGATCGCATTTTATGTCCACGTCGATGTACGATGCGCGCGAAGCCCTGATCCCTGGATCAGTGTACGATCGTTCTGGCACACAGGTGAATGGCACGCAAAATCACAATCCGTATTACCAAAGAAACCACGTGCCACTCGACATTTTCAGTCGTACTCATGATACTATCAGCTATATCAGTCCGGAGCGGGCACAGGCGGCGATGAACAACATGCCTGTACCAGTTGGTATGTTCATGAATATGGCGCACGTGCCGCCACGTTTCTACAATCAGCATCAACAAGCATTACAGGCGCGTCAGAATCAGAGAAACCGGCGTGGCGCTGCTGCCTCGGCGAGAAACAAATCGGGCCCGCGTATGGGCAAACTGAGCCAGACCGAGCAAAACACACAACCGTATAGTCAACCAGGTCTGCCGTTGACACAAGGCACGACCCAGGGCATGTCCCAACCTGGTTTCAGTTTATCACAGCCTGGTCTCAGTCAGGCGGAACTCTCTCAGGACTCGTTCGCGGTCGGCGATTTCCAATCACAGATGGACGGTCTATTATCGCAGGATTCGACCTATCAGGGTGACCGAAGTGGCTTCTATCAGTCGGGCCAGTCGCAAGCCGGAGGACAGTTCTCGCAGCCCTACTGA